AATATCCAGACCACCGATCCGATCGACTACCGCGTGCTGATCCCGGCCTTCATGATTTCGGAGATTCGCCGTGGCTTCGAGATCGGCTTCCTCGTCGTCCTGCCCTTCCTCGTCATCGACCTCATCGTCGCCACCATCACCATGGCGATGGGCATGATGATGCTGCCGCCGACCTCGATCTCGCTGCCGTTCAAGATTCTCTTCTTCGTGCTGATCGACGGCTGGAACCTGCTCGTCGGCAGTCTGGTGCGCTCGTTCAACTGACCAGCCGCCGCTCCTATCTGTGCCCGCCCCCTATCTTCGCCCAGGTCTTCGCCAACGAAAAACCCGCCGGATCGCTTCGGCGGGTTTTCGTGACGATTGAAAGGCTTACTCGGCGCCGAACGGCGCCGTTCGCGGCGGCAGCGCCGCAATGTCCATGTGCTCGGGTGCGAGACGCTGTTTGCCGCGCTCGGCCATGATTTCGTAGGCCTGCTCGAGATGATTGCAGAAACGTTCGGCATCGAAGAGCGGCGCGATATAGCGCTTCTCTTTCAGATGCGCCTTGTATTCGGCGATCCTTCCGGGGTTCTGCGCCAGTTCGACGGCCATATCTTCATAGGCCTGCAGGTCGCTTGCGACGAGGTCGGGCAGGTCGATGGCCCGCAGCAGGCTCTCGCTGACGCGTGAGGCGAAGTTGGTGCCTTTGAAGGTCAGAACCGGCAGGCCGCCCCAGAGCTGCTCCGAGGTGGTCGTGTGGCCGTTGACGGGGAAGGTATCGATGCCGAGGTCGGCCGCCTGCTGGCGGTCGATATGTTCTTCATAAGGCGCGCGCGGGCAGAAGATGATCCGCTTGGGCGAAATGCCTGCCGTCTGGAAGTGCTTCAACAGGTTCGCCTGGTTGCGCGGCGAATTCGCCATCAGCCAGAGCACGCTGTTCGGCGCCCGTTTGAGGATCCGGCACCAGCTGTTGACGACTTCAGGCGTGATCTTGCGGTTGCCGTTGAAGGAGGCGAAGATGAAGGCCTCTTCCGGCAGGCCGAGCTGCTCGCGGGTGACGGCGCGCGGCTTCGGGCGATGCATCGGGTCGTTCGGCTGATAGCTCTCCGGCAGTCGGCAGAATTTTTCGTGGTAGAACGGCTTTGCCACTTCGGGCAATACCGAGTGGTCGCCGATGACGTAATCGAGATCGATATTGACCGTGCTGCCGGGGAAGCCGAGCCAGCCGACGTGTACGGGCGCCAGCGGCAGGTTGAAGGCTGTCGCGCGACTGCCTGAAGTATGGCCCTTCAGGTCGACCATGATGTCGATATTATGCTCGCGCACGACTGCCAGCACCGCCTGGTCGGAGAAGCCGTGAACGTCGACGATCCGGCCCCAGCGGCTGCGGTCGGTAACGTTGTGCTTCAGGTATTCCGGACCCGTATGGCAGAACAACGTCACCTCGAACCGGTCCTTGTCATGCAGTTCCAGGATGCGCTGCAGGAGCTTCATCGTCGCATGGCGATCCCAGAAGTCCGACGACATGTAGCCGATCCGGATCTTGTCCGACCATGTGTGCGGCTGGTTGCGGCGGAAGGCCACCCGTTCCGGGTTGAGGGGGGTGGTGCCGATGGTGGCATACCGGTTGAAATCCTCGTTACCGCACCAGTGCAGATGATAGAACGGGTTGTCCTTGCGCAGGACCTCGACATCGCCCTTTGCGAGTGCGGCGTCGATCACCGCCTGATGTTTGCTGGCCTCTTCGAACTCATTGAATTCGCGGGCGAAAACCAGATGCAGGAAGCGGAATGCGAAATTGCCTGGAAACCGCTTGAAGATGTTGCGCGAGAGGCTCTGGTTGGTTGCGTCGTTCAGATCGTCGCTCAGTAGCAAGGCTGCCAGGCGCATATGATCGGGATTGGAGCTCTGTGACAGCACCGTCTTGAACGGGCGAATGATATCCCGCTGCTGGCGCTTCAGATAGATCGCAGTGATGATGAAGGCGAGTTCAGCGTCGTCCTGTGCCTTGGCGAGGTTTCGCATGGCGATCAGCAGAGCATCATCCTCATTGC
This Rhizobium acidisoli DNA region includes the following protein-coding sequences:
- a CDS encoding glycosyl transferase, which produces MRVSAIDSHARTFPSRSWVLNSKVSFSAASRDYQAGRYTQSLATLNQLMDIQQDAKTYALLAKNLVQLGFKSDAAKAYGLAGNCEGPNAYEYQKQAAKLHYEIGNEDDALLIAMRNLAKAQDDAELAFIITAIYLKRQQRDIIRPFKTVLSQSSNPDHMRLAALLLSDDLNDATNQSLSRNIFKRFPGNFAFRFLHLVFAREFNEFEEASKHQAVIDAALAKGDVEVLRKDNPFYHLHWCGNEDFNRYATIGTTPLNPERVAFRRNQPHTWSDKIRIGYMSSDFWDRHATMKLLQRILELHDKDRFEVTLFCHTGPEYLKHNVTDRSRWGRIVDVHGFSDQAVLAVVREHNIDIMVDLKGHTSGSRATAFNLPLAPVHVGWLGFPGSTVNIDLDYVIGDHSVLPEVAKPFYHEKFCRLPESYQPNDPMHRPKPRAVTREQLGLPEEAFIFASFNGNRKITPEVVNSWCRILKRAPNSVLWLMANSPRNQANLLKHFQTAGISPKRIIFCPRAPYEEHIDRQQAADLGIDTFPVNGHTTTSEQLWGGLPVLTFKGTNFASRVSESLLRAIDLPDLVASDLQAYEDMAVELAQNPGRIAEYKAHLKEKRYIAPLFDAERFCNHLEQAYEIMAERGKQRLAPEHMDIAALPPRTAPFGAE